From one Danio rerio strain Tuebingen ecotype United States chromosome 19, GRCz12tu, whole genome shotgun sequence genomic stretch:
- the serinc2 gene encoding serine incorporator 2 precursor, translated as MGACMALCSLASCASCLCGSAPCLLSGCCPSTYNSTVTRLAFSFFLLLGTIVSIIMILPGMETQLKKIPGFCEGGSSIPGFEGKVNCDVIVGYKSVYRMCFAMACFFFLFSIIMIRVRSSKDPRAAIQNGFWFFKFLILVGITVGAFFIPDGMFNTVWYYFGVVGSFIFILIQLILLVDFAHSWNQKWVENAEDGNSKCWYAALLSFTLVHYICAFAAVVLFYIFYTQPDDCTENKVFISLNLIFCIIVSVVAILPKVQEAQPSSGLLQASLISLYTMYLTWSAMSNNPNRKCNPSLLSIVKGQSAAPTPTSTPGVFTQWWDAQSVVGLVIFLLCTLYASIRSSNNSQVNKLMQTEEVQGLASSDANDAISEDGVRRAVDNEEDGVTYGYSFFHFSLFLASLYIMMTLTNWYQPETDYAAMTTTMPSVWVKICSSWLGLGLYLWTLVAPLVLTDRDFN; from the exons ATGGGTGCGTGTATGGCCCTGTGTTCGCTGGCGAGCTGC GCGTCGTGTTTGTGCGGCTCTGCTCCGTGTCTTTTATCAGGATGTTGCCCTTCAACATACAACTCCACTGTGACCCGCTTGGCCTTCTCCTTTTTCCTGCTGCTGGGCACTATAGTGTCCATCATCATGATTCTGCCAGGCATGGAGACACAGCTAAAGAAG aTTCCAGGATTTTGTGAAGGAGGCTCTTCTATACCTGGATTTGAAGGGAAGGTGAACTGTGATGTCATTGTTGGCTATAAATCGGTCTATAGAATGTGCTTTGCCATGGCCTGTTTCTTCTTCCTTTTCTCCATCATCATGATCCGTGTGAGAAGCAGCAAGGATCCACGAGCTGCAATTCAAAATGG cttctgGTTTTTCAAGTTCTTGATTCTGGTCGGAATTACAGTGGGAgccttcttcattccagatggaATGTTCAACACAG TGTGGTACTACTTCGGTGTGGTTGGCTCCTTCATCTTCATTCTGATCCAGCTCATTCTGCTGGTCGATTTTGCTCATTCATGGAACCAAAAGTGGGTGGAGAATGCAGAGGATGGGAACAGTAAATGCTGGTATGCAG CCCTACTCAGTTTCACATTGGTGCACTATATCTGTGCCTTTGCTGCAGTTGTGTTGTTCTATATTTTCTACACCCAGCCAGATGACTGCACAGAAAACAAAGTCTTCATCAGTCTTAACCTGATCTTTTGTATCATTGTGTCTGTGGTGGCTATCCTTCCAAAAGTGCAG GAAGCTCAGCCAAGCTCTGGTCTCCTCCAGGCGTCCCTCATCTCTCTCTACACCATGTATCTCACATGGTCTGCCATGAGCAACAACCCCA ACCGTAAGTGCAACCCCAGTCTGTTAAGTATAGTCAAAGGCCAATCCGCAGCACCCACTCCTACCAGCACCCCTGGTGTCTTTACACAATGGTGGGATGCCCAGAGCGTTGTGGGTTTGGTCATCTTCCTCCTGTGCACACTGTATGCCag CATTCGTTCCTCAAACAACAGCCAAGTGAATAAGCTCATGCAGACAGAGGAGGTTCAGGGTCTGGCGAGTTCTGATGCCAATGATGCCATCTCTGAGGATGGCGTGAGACGAGCTGTGGATAACGAAGAGGACGGTGTCACATACGGCTACTCTTTCttccatttctctctctttctcgcctCTCTCTACATCATGATGACCCTCACCAACTGGTACCA ACCTGAAACTGACTATGCAGCCATGACGACCACTATGCCATCAGTTTGGGTGAAGATTTGTTCCAGTTGGCTGGGATTGGGTCTGTACCTCTGGACTCTTGTTGCTCCACTAGTCCTGACTGACCGGGACTTCAACTGA
- the ftr55 gene encoding E3 ubiquitin/ISG15 ligase TRIM25 isoform X1, which produces MAEASVSEEQFVCPVCLDLLKDPVTIPCGHSYCMSCITEFWDQKSIYSCPQCRQTYKPRPVLGKNTMLAEVVEQLKKTRLQTDVPAVSFITPGDVKCDVCTGKKSKAVKSCLVCLESYCLTHFEHHEEFHSGKRHKVTDAIGHLQQMMCREHNKILEVFCNTDQQYICVLCVMDKHRNHHTVSAVAKMAENESRLKEKQRAIKERTEQKQKAIKQLREAIESHKRSTQTTVEDCTRVFTELICFIKRSCSELTEQIRDQERAAVSRAEGLMERLKQEIDHLKRTNTELEQLSHTDCNHIRFLQNLKSLSAVPDFTDNLTFDFFFSFNGVRKSVCHLKQKMEAFCKEERKKISVTHSDIVPKTREEFLLYSHQLTLDPNTAHRNLCLSEGNRAVTYTATPQPHPDHPDRFDKCFQVLGKESVCGRCYWEVEWNNSVQISVSYKSISRKGHSKENRFGCNDQSWSLFCSSLNFVFWHNSEVIELPVPSSSCRIGVFVDHNAGTLTFYSVSDTVRHIYRVRTTFTKPLYLGFVVGYESSVKLC; this is translated from the exons GAGCTGTATTACAGAATTCTGGGATCAGAAGAGCATCTACAGCTGCCCTCAGTGCAGACAGACCTACAAGCCAAGACCAGTTTTAGGTAAAAACACAATGCTGGCTGAAGTGGTGGAGCAGCTGAAGAAGACAAGACTCCAAACTGATGTTCCTGCTGTAAGTTTCATTACACCTGGAGACGTGAAGTGTGACGTCTGTACTGGAAAGAAATCAAAAGCGGTCAAGTCCTGTCTGGTGTGTCTGGAATCGTATTGCCTAACTCATTTTGAGCATCATGAGGAATTTCACTCAGGAAAGCGACACAAAGTGACTGACGCCATTGGTCATTTGCAGCAGATGATGTGCCGTGAGCATAATAAGATTCTGGAGGTTTTTTGTAACACTGATCAGCAGTACATTTGCGTGCTTTGTGTAATGGATAAACATAGAAACCATCACACTGTATCAGCTGTTGCAAAGATGGCAGAGAATGAG AGTCGTTTAAAGGAGAAACAGAGAGCAATCAAAGAAAGAACTGAGCAGAAACAGAAAGCCATTAAGCAGCTGAGAGAAGCTATTGAGTCTCATAAG CGTTCTACACAGACAACAGTGGAGGACTGTACAAGGGTCTTCACAGAACTGATCTGCTTTATTAAGAGAAGTTGTTCAGAGTTGACAGAGCAGATCCGAGATCAAGAAAGGGCTGCAGTGAGTCGAGCTGAAGGACTTATGGAGCGATTGAAGCAAGAGATTGATCATCTGAAGCGGACAAACACTGAATTAGAGCAGCTTTCACACACTGACTGCAATCATATCCGTTTTCTTCAG AATCTGAAGTCTCTCTCAGCTGTTCCTGACTTTACAGACAACCTCACTTTCGATTTCTTCTTTTCCTTCAATGGTGTGAGAAAATCTGTCTGTCATCTGAAACAGAAAATGGAGGCTTTCTGCAAAGAAGAAAGGAAAAAGATATCTG TCACACACAGCGACATTGTTCCCAAGACCAGAGAGGAATTTCTTCTGT aTTCACACCAACTGACCTTGGATCCAAACACTGCACATAGGAATCTCTGTCTGTCTGAAGGGAACAGAGCGGTGACTTACACAGCCACTCCACAGCCacatcctgatcatccagacagatttgataaATGTTTTCAAGTGTTGGGTAAAGAGAGTGtttgtggacgctgttactgggaggttGAGTGGAATAATAGTGTGcaaatatcagtgtcatataagagcatcagcagGAAGGGACATAGCAAGGAGAATAGATTTGGGTGTAATGATCAGTCATGGAGTTTGTTTTGCTCTTCATTAAATTTCGTATTCTGGCACAACAGTGAAGTGATTGAACTCCCCGTACCATCCAGTTCCTGTAGAAtcggagtgtttgtggatcacaatGCAGGAACTCTGACCTTCTATAGTGTTTCTGACACCGTGAGGCACATCTACAGAGTCAGGACCACATTCACTAAGCCTCTCTATCTTGGGTTCGTGGTTGGTTATGAATCATCAGTAAAGCTTTGCTAA
- the ftr55 gene encoding uncharacterized protein ftr55 isoform X3 — MFTELQLKSAQSRLKEKQRAIKERTEQKQKAIKQLREAIESHKRSTQTTVEDCTRVFTELICFIKRSCSELTEQIRDQERAAVSRAEGLMERLKQEIDHLKRTNTELEQLSHTDCNHIRFLQNLKSLSAVPDFTDNLTFDFFFSFNGVRKSVCHLKQKMEAFCKEERKKISVTHSDIVPKTREEFLLCK; from the exons AGTCGTTTAAAGGAGAAACAGAGAGCAATCAAAGAAAGAACTGAGCAGAAACAGAAAGCCATTAAGCAGCTGAGAGAAGCTATTGAGTCTCATAAG CGTTCTACACAGACAACAGTGGAGGACTGTACAAGGGTCTTCACAGAACTGATCTGCTTTATTAAGAGAAGTTGTTCAGAGTTGACAGAGCAGATCCGAGATCAAGAAAGGGCTGCAGTGAGTCGAGCTGAAGGACTTATGGAGCGATTGAAGCAAGAGATTGATCATCTGAAGCGGACAAACACTGAATTAGAGCAGCTTTCACACACTGACTGCAATCATATCCGTTTTCTTCAG AATCTGAAGTCTCTCTCAGCTGTTCCTGACTTTACAGACAACCTCACTTTCGATTTCTTCTTTTCCTTCAATGGTGTGAGAAAATCTGTCTGTCATCTGAAACAGAAAATGGAGGCTTTCTGCAAAGAAGAAAGGAAAAAGATATCTG TCACACACAGCGACATTGTTCCCAAGACCAGAGAGGAATTTCTTCTGTGTAAGTGA
- the ftr55 gene encoding E3 ubiquitin/ISG15 ligase TRIM25 isoform X2 — MAEASVSEEQFVCPVCLDLLKDPVTIPCGHSYCMSCITEFWDQKSIYSCPQCRQTYKPRPVLGKNTMLAEVVEQLKKTRLQTDVPAVSFITPGDVKCDVCTGKKSKAVKSCLVCLESYCLTHFEHHEEFHSGKRHKVTDAIGHLQQMMCREHNKILEVFCNTDQQYICVLCVMDKHRNHHTVSAVAKMAENESRLKEKQRAIKERTEQKQKAIKQLREAIESHKRSTQTTVEDCTRVFTELICFIKRSCSELTEQIRDQERAAVSRAEGLMERLKQEIDHLKRTNTELEQLSHTDCNHIRFLQNLKSLSAVPDFTDNLTFDFFFSFNGVRKSVCHLKQKMEAFCKEERKKISVTHSDIVPKTREEFLLCK; from the exons GAGCTGTATTACAGAATTCTGGGATCAGAAGAGCATCTACAGCTGCCCTCAGTGCAGACAGACCTACAAGCCAAGACCAGTTTTAGGTAAAAACACAATGCTGGCTGAAGTGGTGGAGCAGCTGAAGAAGACAAGACTCCAAACTGATGTTCCTGCTGTAAGTTTCATTACACCTGGAGACGTGAAGTGTGACGTCTGTACTGGAAAGAAATCAAAAGCGGTCAAGTCCTGTCTGGTGTGTCTGGAATCGTATTGCCTAACTCATTTTGAGCATCATGAGGAATTTCACTCAGGAAAGCGACACAAAGTGACTGACGCCATTGGTCATTTGCAGCAGATGATGTGCCGTGAGCATAATAAGATTCTGGAGGTTTTTTGTAACACTGATCAGCAGTACATTTGCGTGCTTTGTGTAATGGATAAACATAGAAACCATCACACTGTATCAGCTGTTGCAAAGATGGCAGAGAATGAG AGTCGTTTAAAGGAGAAACAGAGAGCAATCAAAGAAAGAACTGAGCAGAAACAGAAAGCCATTAAGCAGCTGAGAGAAGCTATTGAGTCTCATAAG CGTTCTACACAGACAACAGTGGAGGACTGTACAAGGGTCTTCACAGAACTGATCTGCTTTATTAAGAGAAGTTGTTCAGAGTTGACAGAGCAGATCCGAGATCAAGAAAGGGCTGCAGTGAGTCGAGCTGAAGGACTTATGGAGCGATTGAAGCAAGAGATTGATCATCTGAAGCGGACAAACACTGAATTAGAGCAGCTTTCACACACTGACTGCAATCATATCCGTTTTCTTCAG AATCTGAAGTCTCTCTCAGCTGTTCCTGACTTTACAGACAACCTCACTTTCGATTTCTTCTTTTCCTTCAATGGTGTGAGAAAATCTGTCTGTCATCTGAAACAGAAAATGGAGGCTTTCTGCAAAGAAGAAAGGAAAAAGATATCTG TCACACACAGCGACATTGTTCCCAAGACCAGAGAGGAATTTCTTCTGTGTAAGTGA